A stretch of the Lactuca sativa cultivar Salinas chromosome 9, Lsat_Salinas_v11, whole genome shotgun sequence genome encodes the following:
- the LOC128128911 gene encoding glutathione S-transferase T3-like: MDPNQNTPPNYRNRKPDNAFALDTTPRQFPTMESPQGGFINLLQSGSPIQQTPLFQQQYQPFPAFQQQQISQPPLSPDFVPETQPSPPPQPKKKKGKKLARPTTTQERVPWTKEEEEKLAEAWVAASEDPIVGDGQPYGSFWEKVRAIFYELMESETRNADQITSKWRDIRLKCTEFGGIYNNLLNIRKSGSNDFDVFKAAMDQFEKTTPTRKAFPYMKPWLKLKDAPKWKEQTEGSSQSSGSKRSRNPDGTSQQSDGRTHIDINDDPIDLENDQPLRRPVGRNKAKKAASTSSNSSVMDMFGDKFDRYVQLQETKAEVMTRMEQKMIEAQTSFQEAQETLQTKTDMKILKMKADDLEGEDLELFQAMKESVRARRRRRG, translated from the exons ATGGATCCCAACCAAAATACCCCTCCAAACTACCGAAATCGCAAACCCGATAACGCTTTTGCGTTAGATACAACACCTCGACAATTCCCGACTATGGAGTCACCTCAAGGCGGTTTTATCAATCTACTTCAAAGTGGTTCCCCTATCCAACAAACACCACTTTTCCAACAACAGTATCAACCTTTTCCGGCtttccaacaacaacaaat CTCACAACCACCACTTTCGCCGGATTTTGTTCCGGAAACGcaaccttcaccaccacctcaaccaaaaaagaaaaaaggaaaaaaactgGCCCGACCCACTACCACCCAAGAAAGGGTCCCAtggacaaaagaagaagaagaaaagttagCGGAGGCATGGGTGGCAGCTTCCGAAGATCCAATTGTAGGAGATGGCCAGCCTTACGGAAGTTTTTGGGAAAAAGTCCGAGCCATTTTTTACGAGTTAATGGAAAGTGAAACTCGAAATGCCGATCAAATTACGTCGAAATGGCGAGATATTCGACTAAAATGCACCGAGTTTGGAGGAATCTACAACAACCTCCTAAACATACGCAAAAGCGGCTCgaacgattttgatgttttcaaggcggCCATGGACCAATTTGAAAAAACAACGCCAACACGCAAAGCTTTTCCGTATATGAAACCGTGGCTAAAATTGAAAGACGCCCCAAAATGGAAAGAGCAAACGGAAGGAAGTTCCCAATCTTCCGGTTCAAAGCGTTCGAGAAACCCCGATGGAACTTCTCAACAATCGGACGGCCGAACACACATCGACATCAACGACGATCCGATAGATCTTGAAAACGACCAACCTCTTCGTCGGCCCGttggaagaaataaagcaaaaaaagCAGCGTCAACATCTTCGAATTCTAGTGTTATGGATATGTTTGGCGATAAATTTGATCGATATGTGCAACTTCAAGAAACGAAGGCCGAGGTGATGACTCGGATGGAACAAAAAATGATCGAAGCACAAACATCATTTCAAGAGGCACAAGAGACACTCCAAACAAAAACCGATATGAAAATCTTGAAAATGAAAGCGGACGACCTTGAGGGCGaagacttggaacttttccaagcaaTGAAAGAGTCGGTTCGAGCCCGACGTAGGCGTAGGgggtag